The sequence below is a genomic window from Acomys russatus chromosome 6, mAcoRus1.1, whole genome shotgun sequence.
CATTTCTGACCTGAACACCAAATGACGCTAGGGTTGATAAGAAAATCATGGTGTGAGACTCACTGTTCTCCACAGCAAGGTCTGCTTATACTTCTAGTCACAGGAGCCATGTGTTAATTCTCAACAGCCTAGTGACCAGTCTCTACCATAATGGACAGAATAGTAACAGAACATTTCTGTCATCTGAGAAAAGccaagggagaagggagaatgaTCAGAACAGACATATCCATATAGTGTAGGATGAGACCGAAAAACTTGCTGTAACTTTATGTAGTTCTTTAGTTAAACTCACAAATGTTAATTCAAAATTTCAAGGAATGCAATGTATCATTAAACATTATAGATGAGGTCAAATATGAATTTGGTCATTATAAAAAACTACTGACAAAGGGCATTCTTATTAATATTTAGCACTGGAACTGGGTGATGGGTGTATGTGTAGTCCTTTTTATTTCAAGTACTGCTGAGCCCACCCGACACTGGGTTTCCAAAACAAACGAAGAGAAGGTCCTCAAAGCAAAGGGAATATTGTCTGGAggggaacagtagctgagaggtTTGTGTCTTACCTTTCGGTACTCCctcagggcaacagcaggatgcACTTGTCCAGCAAAGGTCTCATTATCAGTGAATACGATGAATACATCAGCAGCTGTACCTGTTTTCTGGGCCCAGATCATTGGAAGAGAGCAATCGGTGCTGCCTGCTGGGACCtatctcagaagaaagagaatagCAGTAAAATCAAATCACTTCCGTGTCCATCAGATATCtgaaatgaatacataaaaactCTCGTTCTTAGAGCTCCACTTTATATAAAGCCAATATCCAGGCCTCACCATGCCTGCGCACATGTTTTTCATTGTGCTTGCTATAAGAagtgttggaaggaccctgctgtttgaggttgcagtccttcctgtctggatagccattctgagctccgTGTTAGGTATaggtctccatctccccagcaggTTCTCTGGCTCTCTGCATGGCTCCAtatggagagtgtctttagacatagatgccctaactacatttgatatatggctcttgacacagctccctgctagctctccttgccctgcctgtgcctgtaggataattaggtacaGTGTTCCTGCTCATGttaggagcgtgctgccaaatgtaaaataagcattcttttttgtttgtttgtttttttcgagacagggtttctctgtgtagtcttgactgtcctggactggtttcAGGCAAATTTGAACACTTTTCCTGGGAGGCCcgcacccactccccaagggctacACAGCCTTTGTTCTCCTTGAGTAAggttgaactagctcctgaagtggttcctggagtgtttggttttcgttttgcctacagccttccaggccctgcatctcgccttctgctcctcttgcctggtgggctggtggccatcagcccccagggaagaggagacccacaaGAAGTGAGAAACAATTCCTTCCTGCAGATACTAATGCATGCCACAAGCACAAACTATAGGACATGGTAATAAAGCAGTGACTCACTTTATTCATAGCTGTTAAAACCTGCTCTAAGGTCATGTCTGTAGTCACAGGAAATGGAACCATATCACATGCAAATGCAACCACTGAAGACTCTTTTTCTGTTCGTGTGACCACCTGTAAAACACAACAGTAACACTGAAATAATTAGTCTCTTAAAGGCTTATATAACTTTATCTCAGAAAGAAACACTATGGTGTTTATTACTCCTAAACTGTATTTTTGTGTTTCACAATAAAGAGTCGCAGCACTGTtcaagggctggtgagatggcacatctgaattcagtccctggaaTGCACATGGTAGAAGGGCAGATGACTCCTGTAGTTAGCCTGTGAGGGCCCCCCTCCTCAGGGGCCAAcgaaatcaatcaataaaaacagacTAACAAACAGCATGACTCAAAAACCTCTGAGAAACTGGTATCTATAGCACTCTCTAAGgcaaataagcaaacacacactTATTTTACTAAATTAGGAATAAAGGCACAGAAGTGAAGAAGCACTTCCTTGCTATGTGGTGATGGGACCATGTGAGAACTGAACCTCCATCACTTGTTTCTTGAGCTTTTAACCAtgcttttttttctcactgtcaTGTTTTTGCAAATATTAGTAATATTTAATCTTGGTAAAAATGTGGCAGCTCATTTCTGTTCATTCCTTACACATGCTTTTTCAGGGTAACTAAGACTGCATTGTAAACTTGctcttacatataaaaatatcacataCGTGAAATTACAAAATAGGTGAAATACTAATCCCCCAcaccgaaacagggtttctctgtgtagaccaggctggcctcaaactcagagatccacctgcctctgcctcctgagtgctgggattaagtgtgcgccaccactgctgggatAAACTAATTCTTGATGATGTGTACCTTTACAGTTTTCTCTAAATACATTTTAGGGGGTGGAACATTGAATTGTCTGAGGGGTCTTACCATACACATTGCAGCAGCAACAGTACTAGCGTTGAGCACACTACCCAAAACTTTCTGGTTCATAGAGGCGCTGACGTCAACAGCGAGCAAGAACCGCTTCCCAGTTGGCTCAACTGtctagaaagaaagcagaaaatgtaGTCATGAAAATGTCAGAGCGAGTGTAAGCAGATTAGACTGtgagagaaaaatgtttctttattgttCATTTGAAAAAGTCCCAGAGGAAACACCTGTTTCttgttattggtttttattttattatatgtaagctaaatgactatattttattttattttattttttttttatttttattttttattaatttattcttgttacatctcaatgtttatcccatcccttgtatcctcccattcctcccccccgcccattttcccattattcccctcccctatgactgttactgagggggattacgtccccctatatattctcatagggtatcaagtctcttcttggctacttgctgaatgactatattttaaaattctagctCTTATTAACTgttaaaatgaagagaacaatgtaatccatttaattttacttaatgAAGTTACGgtacaagtttaaaaaaaatcttttctcaatGAACTAAGATGGGAAGTAAGATTGTTTTTTACTGTGATGaaataaatcacaaaatgaaagaaatactCTTTAGTCATTTTTTAAGAGTACAATTCACCAGCAGTTGAGTATACCCACTGTGCGTAAGCACTGCTTATTTCTACACTTTCACTGTCACACCAGAAACGTCATCCACCTAGGCAGCAACCTTGAGCAGTCTTGCCCCGTCCAGGCCGTGGTCTGGCACTGTAGTGTGTGCACTAGACAAAGTGCAGTCAGAGAACACATCTGGGGACCTTCTGGCTACTGGGCGCAATGCTGGCACAGACATGAATGTCCCAGAACAAGGTCAAGCACCTCCTGTTAATTCTCTGGGGCATATAGGAGGCTGAATTCTCCACGGGACCATGAATTTTTGctctccccgagacagggttttctctatgaagctctggctgtcctggaacttgctatgcagaccaggctggccttgatctcagagattcCTCCCTGCgtctgtctgcctcctgctggtgtgtttttttttcttccctttcattttgtttggatgcttgttttggagacagggcatAAGGCGTTGTTACGGAGCCTGGTTGGCTGGACTCTGAGCTCATGGCGACCTGCCTGCTTTAGTCTCCCCCTCCCATGGCCAGCGTGGGGAtttacagacacatgcatacactgaaCACTCCATGTTTAACATTTTGATCCTGATTTTCACAGGCTACAACATTTTACACTATTACAGATAATACACAAGGGTTTTAATTTTGCCACCTtcccaatatattttttttttttgctaacacGTATTCACTTAGGTACAAAGTGGCACCTCATTTTTGACTTTGATCTGGCTAATCATATTGAGTGTCTTTCATGTACTTTTATACAATTCTGAAAAACTATTCAAATACTTTGTCCATTTTTAAACTGGCTGTACTTGTACTACTGAGCTGCTTATGTTATGACTGTTTGTGTTATGTATGTTATGACTGTTTGTGTTATGTATATTACGCCCTTTTCAGATACATAATCTGCAAATATTTCCCCCACTATGTAAGCTTTTCTCACTTTCTTCTAATACTGTGACGCACAtgtttcaattttcatttctatttttctttctttcaagacagggtttctctgcgtccctccagctgtcctggactccctttatagatcaggctggccttgaactcatggctggctctttatttctatttttttttttttttacctttagcTCTTAACTTGAGGTCACTGatctcttttgaattttttttttttggtatatgctGTACAATAGTGATGCACCTTGTCCCTTCTGCATGTGAATGTGCAGTTTTACAGCACGATTTGCTGAATACTGTCGTTTCTGAATTCACCCTTAAGCATCAGCTGTCATATGTGTCAGTTTGTATTCAGACTCTGTTTTATCCCTTCAGTCATTATGTCTTTCCTTGTAACAGCTTGGTGCTTTGGTTACTGTTGTGTTGGGGTTTTGAAATCTGGGCATGAATCCTGCAAATTTGCTCTTCAAGATTGTTCTCGTTATTTGGAGTCACTTGGAATTTTATgtggatttttaattttctgcaaAACATGCCACTGGGACTTtgaaatctgtagattgcttcaAATTGCTCTATCCTCTTCACACTGTCTCCTAATGTAGAAGCATGGATGTCTTTCCATTTGTCCTTATTTTGGAGATATTTTATAGTTTACAGTGTATAACTCTTGCACACCAGTATAttattcctgtctttcttttaatgatattttaatgtaagtatttcctttccaatttgcttATCACTACTGTATgcaacagatttatttatttactttttctcccctagttttttaagacagagtctcaggcAGCCGAGGATGGTCTTGAGCTTGTGTTATTGAAGGTGGATTTAGTCAggtggagagaaggctcagcagctaagagcactggctgctctttcaaaggtcccaagctcaactcccagcaaccacatggtggctcaaacttCTATAATGAtatctagtgctctcttctggtttgcaggcatacatgcaggcagaacactatacataataaataaataaatatttaaaaaggactgcagagatggctcagcagctaagagcactgtctgctcttctagaggtcctgagtttaattcccagcaaccacaaagtggctcacaaccatcctctatactgggatctgatgcccttttctggcatgcaggtgtatatgcagatagggcactcatatatgtaaatattaaaaaaaaaaaaaaccaaacagctgggcggggtgacacacacctttaatcccagcattcgggaggcagaagcaggtggatcttcatgagttcgaggatagtctggtctacaaagtgagtccaggacttgCCAAGGCTATGTAGTCaaggcaacccccccccccccccaaagaagaagaagaagaagaagaagaagaagaagaagaagaagaggaggaggaagaggaggaggaggaggaggaggaggaggaggaggaggaggaggaggaagaagaagaggaggaggagggggaggaggaggtagctttgccttttctttgctACTTCCAACCCAAGTAGGATTACATATCTGTACTGCCATGCTTGGCCTAActaaagattgtgtgtgtgtctgtgtgttctgttgttttgttaatGTACTGCTATTTAACCCACAGTTCTACTGAACTTATTTTAACTCTAACACAGTTTGTGTGTAAGTTCTTTAGGGTTTACTATATAGAATAATGAGCATGCTATGTGAggcttttttcttaaataattagCACAACTCTTTGTACTATGTGGCAGTGAAGTGGGAAAAGTAGCTACGCTTATTTTTGGTCTTAAGGAAaaaacttttgttgttttatccAATTATGATGATTCCTgtgattttttgaaaaaaaaaattataagcttAGTCATGGTCAGGGGGTTTTAATATTAagtaatttcttgatttttattttgttttttaatgtcaaatTTTGCCAAATGCTTCCTCTGCATCAATGATACTGAGATTACACTTAAAGGTGCTCTAATGTTGAAATGGATAAATGTTACTTGGTAATTATGAATTAAAAGGGTGACCGACCTTTTTAATTTGTTACTCAACTTGAATATTAGATTTCTGTGGTAGATCCAGaaagttttgaaataaaaaattttaatttatagccctgatttccattttgaaaaactGATTATCAAGCTCCCAGttaacaacaaaactaaaaaagagCACTATGTCAAAGGAATCCCCAGAAATGCCAATCTCCAAATTCAGTAACGTATCaatatgactttaaaataattaaaatgatctGGGGATAGGGAGCTGCTACTCAGTGTAATGAGAATTACTCATAAACTTACAAAGTCAATTCTGTAGCCAGCTTCCTATCAATTATAGAAAAAcagtggatacacacacacacacacacacaaactattaaTATGACcactaaaatgtgtttttataaaatacattaacctctgagccttttttaaataaacaaaactattaccttaaatgttttataaaaagcaGCATCCAATGCTTGCAAAATTTCTTTATCAGGAGTCCATTTCAGTTTTCCTCTGAGCCCATGGCCTATTCGGTAGGTTTCTAATGCAATTAGAACATGAAATGGGTGTATACGAGCCTAGAAACGAGGGAGACAGAAGGTAGTGTCCAGCTTCAAATAACAATTATGAGTGTTCAGAATTTTATATCATTATAGgtaaaaacacaataaagaacaattctaaactcagatttaagaattaaaatgcaaCTCGTCATAAGAAGTCTTAGACTGCGTGAGTGCTAACTTCAGTTTGTTAGGTAACCAAGCCACGGGCACATACCTTTTTGAGCAGTTTTTCATTGCACAGTTTTTCACATACTAAAGATACTTCGGAATTTCCTGGTTCAAGCACTGAGTTAGCAGTCATCTTTCCCAGATTCCTCAGTAGTGCAGTGAGGGGCATTTCTTGTAACAAAGCCTTCCATACCTACAGGGGAAAAAAGATCAACAGAAGGGAAATAGCATAGCTAGAAATGCAAATAATTAAGGGCAAATGAATCAGTGTAACAGTTAAATCAACTGTATTAGGGATATATTCTGTAAAGTTTTTACTTAGGGTTTAAAGTACTTCCAGAGTGAAAATCATTGATCAAAAGCTTATCAAATAAGAAACTGAAGATTTTCAAgatagctttgtgtgtgtgcgtgagtgtgtgtatgtgtgcgtgtgtgtatgtttgtgtatgtgctcACAGACGCTGGTTGGTTCTGTTGCCTGTTTCTCAAGTGCTATAAACAagaagccatctccctggctgcttctcttgTATGGTAAGAtttgggactgaacccagggtctggGACCTGaggtttctcttttttaaagaaacttgctTACCTCTTTAGATTTTAAGTGATTTGTCAGCAGATGTTCCCTAACTAAATGATATTCTTCAATCAGATGAATGACTTCCAGCTCATCTTTTGTACGCTTCactttctccacagcctccagATACTTTAATAGTTTTTCAGTCTCCACAGAAAGCGCTTTTTCTTTATACTGTTCACGAACTTCTTTCCAGCCCTTTGTAATGTATTTGGTCACGATAGCAAGCCCTTTAACAAGATAAGGAGTTGAAAAGGCAAGTAGGATTAGTGAAAATAGAACAGGTTTCCTGAGCATGCATTGTGATCAGCTTAACTAAATAGGGGCATAACATCCCTTACAGTGGGATGCCAAGTTCTGTCAGATGACAAACACATTCAGGCAAATGAagttagtttgtttatttaacaCACCATTGCTGCCTAAATATGTGGTGGTAGAGAATCCATCTATAGTTTAAGATAATTGTATTACAGAGGCGCTTTTGAGATACTGAGACTAGAAACTTTGTAGACTGTGCTTATTTTAGATGCATAACCTCTCAGAATTTTCATATCCCAATGACTATCATACTGATTTGTCCaatgcttctgaaaaaaaaaaaaaataaactaataaacgACAGTGATTAAGTGGAGAAAGGCTATTTTACTAGAAACCTAATATGCTAAAAAAATAACttatgcattctttttttaacaGTAAAAAGAAGTTTAGAGTGAGGAAATCTATATTGTTGCCTATACTTTGCTTATGGTATTATCTTTTGCTGAAAACACCTTTTGCCTTTGAAGAGATTGAacaaattgcttttgtcagaccTAGAAACAGTTAAAATGCCTTGAGATTATTTAAAAGAATGTATCCAACCTATCCTACTGTGTACTTAGTTTTAAGTTCAACCccttaagaaaacaatgtaacCAATCTtcagccaagattacacaaaggcatgccttgaaaaaccaaaagaaacacaaaacaaaacaaaaataacaatgtaaCCAACCTTACTATGCTTTGTATTTCTTATGTTATCAGCCTAAACTAAATCTTAATCTCGAAGTATGCATTCCCCATGGCCCTGTCCCCAGACTAATGTATTTATGTCGGTATTGTAGTAATCACATAGGTTAAAAGCAACTTAATACaacaaatatgcaaaaaaaaaaaaaaaaaaaaaaaaaatgttggaagCACCATATGGGAATAGGTTGGTAACATCCATGCTTGGCTTTGAGAGGTATTTTGGCCAGTGTGGGTGAGTAAAGTAACTTCTTCCCTTGAAAACTTTGTTAAAGATTTTTACAGAAAAGTACTCCTCATGCCTTTCCCAGACCATGTCTTCTGTGCTGTTCAACAAATACAGAGCAAAGCCCTTTGTCAGGACAGATAACAGGAATGGATGGGACACAAACTACagaagacagacaacagacaggcCACAAACTACAAACTACAGACCAAAGGAAGACAGGTTGAGAAGCAGAGAATTCAAATTTGGGCTCACTTTTAGTCTAAACgactttaagattatttttcattccTTAATGCACATTTTCTGATAAACTGTCATCTTTTTACCTCTTAATCTCCAAATCTGTAGAGGGTGTAGAGATGAACAAGTTCAGATGTTCATTAAGAGAACAGCAGGTTAAATACAGAATCAAGCTTTGGAGATCTAAAACCCACTAAGACTGTGGTGTCCAGAGAGCATGGTTTAGTTCCCCCACCCCAAAGGACTTTCCAGATAAGTCCGCGGCCAGGTCTAGAGGCACAGGCCTCTGATTTCAGCTGCTTAGGGGCTGGGGCATGAAGatggggttcaaggccagcctgggcaatttgGAATTGCCTTACTTCAGAATATAAAGTTGAAAGGCTGgaagatatagctcagtgatagagaatTTGCCTCCCATGTGTATACCTCAGGTTTAATCTTCGAAGcgcaaaatgaatgaatgataaaaaaaagaaaatggttggGTATAGCCCAGTGCTTTATAgaatacttgcttagcatgcatgaggccttaGGGTCAACCCTACTACCACGGTCACCTATCCGAAGGCAGGTCAGaatgtagttttttgtttttatatgacgtcttcttatttttttaatatactgaAAACTTGATTATTTTTCCTTAAGATAATTAATTTATAGGCCAAATGAGACACATATTTAAGTAAAACTGAGCCAGCTTACGTGCTACTTTTGAACTCTATATAATCCAGTCAGAAGTTAATACTGACATGCAAGAATTTCTACAGTATTGTATCTCTTGCTTTCTTACAGATTTAAGCCAAAGCTATCTTAATAATCACATGCTTCATGTAAAAATATCCTCTGTGTTGTTttaccaataaaaattaaaattccttaATCCTACAGGTACCTAATAAATACCTGATTAAAAGAATTATAGTGTgacttattttgtgtgttataAATGCACATTTTAGTTAACACATTAACATATTACTATTCAGTTGTTTAGAGTTGGTACAAACTACTTTTACCAAGAGAAGCCTAGGGATCATCTACGATGTTGCTGCTATCAACAAAACTTCAGTGTGAGCTTTGCCCTCAGCAACTTAGGTTGAAAATTTCATGCAGAAGTAAGTTTAGGGAACATCTATCTATAAAGCTCTCACTTTATAGGCCATGAAGAGAAAGCCCAGACAGTATTTAGAGACTAATCTGTTCATTATCACTACTTACCGggggtctttcttttctttttaaagatttattcatttattatgtacacagcattttgactgcatgcatgcttgcaagccagaagagggcaccagatctcattatacatggttgtgagccaccatgtggctgctgggaactgaactcaggacctttggaagaacagagagtgctctcaatctctaagccatctctccaggcccaggcgTCTTTCTATACTCAAGTACTCGTTCCAAACTATCATTCAGTGTCAAAATGCAGAGTAAAATACTGTTCATTGTATACTGGATCAGATTTAAAAGCGAAAAAGtgtatgtttaagaaaaaaaaaacattaaaaaaatgattttaggATAGAAATGGTTTTGTTAAACTTAGAAAATACTGAGGGagtggctgtggagatggctcagtggctaagagcacttgatgctcttacaaaggacctgagtttgggtcacaGTACCCATACCAGAACAAGCAGCTGCCGGACAGCTACTTTCATTCATAAAATGTCATGTTGACTAATTAATTCAGATATATTTAAAGCCAGCCGGAAACGAAATACTTGCTAAAGTAATCCAGTCACTAACGACCAAGAGTCATGACCCACTGACAAGTAAGTTGTTTATATTCTAAAATGTGACATTATCTAGAGGGCTCCCCAAGTGACTATCTCCTGTGAGTGCAGGATAGGCAAGGTTCAAGTTTTAGTAAGCACATACCTTCCTGAGAGCAAGAGGCAGACAGCAAAACTGTACTGCTCTAGACTGCTTATTTTTCCTATCTTGCTAGAAGCTGCCTATCATGAATCTTGAGGGCCATGCTGAACTAGACATTTGAGACATTAATGTATGAAAGTTCCTGTGGGAAGGGACTTGAGAAGTTAGTTGAAGATGTTATtactaatcttttttaaaaggaaattaaaacctAAGCATTAATAACTCAAAGTATAAAAATCAGCATGTTCAAGCTTTGATTATCAGTGTTTGGATTATCTGTGTCAGGTGTTTAGTTTCAAGCTggctttatcatcatcatcgttttgttttgccttttgagacagggtttatctgtgtaggtctggctgtcctcaaacttattctgtagaccaggctggtctcgcactcatagagatctacctgcctctgcctcccaagtgctgggattaaaggcatgtaccaccactgcctggctcaggttGGCTTTAAATATGTCTCCATTAATTAAACAGCATTATGTTTTGTGAGTAAAAGTTAATTCTAGAAAATCAAGCAAAATTTTGCTATTTACTGATCACCTGTGTCTTACTACCTGTTAGGAAAATCTTATGCTTACCTTCACTGGAAGGCTTAAGATGTGACAGTCTTAAGAGATCTTTGTGAGACCAGCCATTTCTTTGTTTGTACTTTGTAACTGCCAGAGCTACAGCCATGCCACCTTTTTCATTATACCAGTCTGCAACGGCCTTCCGGAGGGCACGACCCCACATACCACATTTCATGCTTTCCTTCAGATCTTTCTTAAACTGGATGAACGTGAAAAGATGCGTCGGGATGCGACAAACTTCAGGGACAGCTTTAAATgcggcttgttttgttttcttgtccgAACACTGGGAACAAATGGCGAGTGCAAACAGCAAGGGCTCTTGTTTTGCAGTCCTGCCCTCCTGACTAAATGACTTGATTTCCTGTATCACTTCACATCCTCTGCCGTCCTCAACCAATCTAATCAGGGCTTCAGCATTTTCAAGGCCCAGCTTCTGTTCTTTAATATAGTAGGTGCCACCTTCCGAGCCGAAACACAGGAAGCGGTGTAGCCGATTCATGTCGGTGACCTGCCACACATGTCCACCCGCAGAGTTGGCTACCTGATTCTCACTCAGTGGCTGTAACTGGCTTACAGACTCTTCCATGTTCCTGGTCCTTTGGGAAACCTATCAGAACGGCAAAATGTTATTACAATTAAGTGGAGGCAATACaattttataaaagcaaacaataaaaaaaaaccctgcttatTGAAATGTTATGAATCTGTTTAATTGAAAACTATCTTTTGAACTCAGTAAGTTTTTCTCAATAAAATGTTACATAAGTGTCCTTAAGAAAGATTACAAAAGGCAGAAATTATAAGCACAtgatgcgcgcgcgcgtgcacacatacacacacgagatTCTAATAGTGACTTAGACAAAGACTCTGCTTAtgattttaaagcttttattatacattcatttatttttataatatagagATGTCAATTCTTAAAAAGAACTAATAAGTGGTATAATAATTACAAATAACCAATTTTTAAGGTATAGTACATTACGTCCAATTAATCAAGTATGTCAGTGTGAGATCTGAGGTCCAGACAAGGACAAAAAGGGAACAACTATCACTAATACTAAGAAAGGTGAGCTCCCTAAAGAACTGGGAATTTCTGGTCATTATTTCAACATTTGCCCTCAAAAAGGATCACAGGAGAGAGGATTTCAGATAAATAATTGGTACTATCAAATGGTTGGAGGTCATAATGCAAGAAAACAATGATGGGAAATGACTATGGCTCAGAAAGTAGGAGTAACATTATATTATTCTTCCATGTCTGCCTTCCTCCCCCAAACTTCAAATGGTAGAGTCTAGAGATCTGAGCCCAAGCATTTACACagatctttctccttctttcccttctgttaTTTGCCTCCAGCCTACCTATCTATGCATCACTGGGTCCCAGGACAGTAAGAATTGAGTTTTAGTTAAAATCTTTCGTCTACATCTAGAGCATCGTAGCTAATACATATTAAAGCAGAGCTAAACATCATCAAATATGATTTTCTGAATTATTTGCTTAAGAATTATGACAATAGATTTTCTCTTCTGTAATTCATTCCTTCAGAAAAGCCTCAATATGCATGATGAAAAATTTACTACAAACAATTCTTTATGATAAATTCtgccaataaaataataaatgtattatgTAGGAAACACAATCAAGAAGAAAAGGTAACTGGGCAAAATATCTGAAGAGAACAGTATTTCTCTGCCAAGTTCTCCTGTGGTCGCACTGACGAGGCTGGCCTATTTACACACAATTCTCTTGCTTTGGCCTCCCATGTACAGAGACTACAGGTGTCAGTCACGAGACTCACTTCTATTACTTTAAATGTAAGCAACATATGGGAGGGCATTATCTCATTCTACC
It includes:
- the Ro60 gene encoding RNA-binding protein RO60 encodes the protein MEESVSQLQPLSENQVANSAGGHVWQVTDMNRLHRFLCFGSEGGTYYIKEQKLGLENAEALIRLVEDGRGCEVIQEIKSFSQEGRTAKQEPLLFALAICSQCSDKKTKQAAFKAVPEVCRIPTHLFTFIQFKKDLKESMKCGMWGRALRKAVADWYNEKGGMAVALAVTKYKQRNGWSHKDLLRLSHLKPSSEGLAIVTKYITKGWKEVREQYKEKALSVETEKLLKYLEAVEKVKRTKDELEVIHLIEEYHLVREHLLTNHLKSKEVWKALLQEMPLTALLRNLGKMTANSVLEPGNSEVSLVCEKLCNEKLLKKARIHPFHVLIALETYRIGHGLRGKLKWTPDKEILQALDAAFYKTFKTVEPTGKRFLLAVDVSASMNQKVLGSVLNASTVAAAMCMVVTRTEKESSVVAFACDMVPFPVTTDMTLEQVLTAMNKVPAGSTDCSLPMIWAQKTGTAADVFIVFTDNETFAGQVHPAVALREYRKKMEIPAKLIVCGMTSNGFTIADPDDRGMLDMCGFDTAALDVIRNFTLDVI